The Hevea brasiliensis isolate MT/VB/25A 57/8 chromosome 9, ASM3005281v1, whole genome shotgun sequence nucleotide sequence CAAGTGTCAGCCATGGCTATGTGAGGAAGATAAAAATCAAACAGTTTACAGATTTTTTTTTCCTCATAATATATACTTTGCCCTTTAGCTATCATGACCACTGGCTCGCATTCTCCTGCAAACTCCTTGGCATCTGTGTATTGCTTACTCTTCAAAAACCTCATCACCTCAACCTTTGGTGTTGGCTTCCCCATCTCCTCATAATACTACAATATtaaatagacaaaaaaaaaaaaaagatacccATTTAATTAAAACGAGGCAATTAAGACGAACTATAAAGATTATTATACACCAACTTCTCACATATTCATGTCATTATATACGAGGGGACCAACGCATATTTATGAGCAGCAgtgttaaataattaattaataatcaaGTGCTTACAATATTACTGTACAGTTACCTTGACAATATCCATCCACCTCTCTGAGGAATAGTCCGTTTCATCCAGGGAATTCAGGCCTCCAGCTAAGACATGGGGACCATCATTACACTGTATTATGGCATTTATTTGCTTCATCCGCCAGTTCTCATCAAGGTGATCAAGATGGGTGCAGTAGAAGTTGACCTCCCCTTTCTGGGGCACATCGATTGTGGCCTTAAGAACATTTCTGCAACACCAGTTAACGACTTTTTTTCAATGCTTTTGTTCCTCCTTGTTCATCATTTTTAACCAACACGAGTTAAGCTTAATTTTGATAAAGACAGCAATAATAGTTCTTGTCGTAATTTTGATTTCTTTGGCAACAAGAAAAGGATCACCAGACTGCAGATATTAGTTACGAGGATAGGCAATTAAGTTGATGCATAATCATTATACCCACCAAAGCTACAATTACCTTGATTATGAACAAATTCACAAGTGAATGCCTAACTGATAATAAGCTTGACAAAAATTGTTAAAAGTGAATTGCTGTCAACAACCAGATTAACCCAAATAATAGTACtaaaaattttgaagaaatgattaagctGTATAAAAGCAGTCCATAATTGCCGATTTTGTCAAATGTAGAGATATTTAATTGACAATGAGTAATCAATTAATCATAATCATATGTTAGATAAAAACAGTTTTGAATTTGATTGATAATTCcctttatttatttagttatttaatttacttAAATCTAACAAAAACAGAGAGAAATGGAGAAAAGCAGAGCATGAAATTGACAAGTAAATTAGAATCACCTGAAATCAGTATCGTCAAAGATCTTATGCACTTTCCATCTCTTTATCGGCCACTTGGACAAGATAGCATTGCCATACTCAGGAGCCCAGCTCTCAGCGAAAACATAATTCATTCCCAAAGCAGCAGCCAAATCTGAAAGAGGCTTCATATCTTTCTCCTCCTCTGCTTTCACATCTTGCAGAGCCAATATATCAGCATCCAACTCTTCCAACACTTCAACCACTGTTCTTGTACTCTTATAGCTGTTTCCATCCATCGTATTTCCTACATATCTTGTAGAAATCGCACTCTGTGACCTCATATGGGCCTTTCCTCTCAGAATTCTAGTCAGATTGCTACCTATGGTAGTTTCCTTGTCTTCCACAAATCCCAATTGCCTATTTCTCAGTAATGAAATCTCATTATCTGGCAAATTGATGGATACCCTTAATTTTGATTTAGCAAACTTTTGCTGCCTGGAAAGATTCTCCTCACTATTCAAGGAGTTGGGATGCAGGGGAGACTGCTTTAGTATGCTTTTTGGCTGATCATTTGTGGACTTGCTACGCAAAATAACGTCTTTAGACCTCGTAAACTTTTGGCGATCTTCA carries:
- the LOC110658772 gene encoding uncharacterized protein LOC110658772 — protein: MFWILEKQLRRFCSRLRWPIRRRPKSKFLISKFGRSKSKTQNETINEFAPVHPNDQLDEVKPIKIATFNAALFSMAPVVPTTQNTSTFDFENEDRQKFTRSKDVILRSKSTNDQPKSILKQSPLHPNSLNSEENLSRQQKFAKSKLRVSINLPDNEISLLRNRQLGFVEDKETTIGSNLTRILRGKAHMRSQSAISTRYVGNTMDGNSYKSTRTVVEVLEELDADILALQDVKAEEEKDMKPLSDLAAALGMNYVFAESWAPEYGNAILSKWPIKRWKVHKIFDDTDFRNVLKATIDVPQKGEVNFYCTHLDHLDENWRMKQINAIIQCNDGPHVLAGGLNSLDETDYSSERWMDIVKYYEEMGKPTPKVEVMRFLKSKQYTDAKEFAGECEPVVMIAKGQNVQGTCKYGTRVDYILASSSSPYNFVPGSYSVLSSKGTSDHHIVKVDMIIKVNSDDQQNITRKRRQLKHKVVKITNSSPSKGIWKAQTLD